The Xyrauchen texanus isolate HMW12.3.18 chromosome 28, RBS_HiC_50CHRs, whole genome shotgun sequence genome has a segment encoding these proteins:
- the snapc1a gene encoding snRNA-activating protein complex subunit 1a gives MSVLNSRVCVPLEKTCDHYRLPFKTDCEELLGRFQQTESVRYEVFSAIWREMNFSSVFFGNQTGHEKRSFTRLTFTTVYNYFLPPYSFQIRVGAMYMIYGLYNTQLVWPKETIRVALKDWYEVQKLISEAKSCQHLDVVYIFRRLLSDKVFTFTAMPKQLTFEASQRIQHDVNEEFRARSDRVAELASFEMQEEVANVHNHYERMKASSVPTSVGVTLLNLTSLLQKSTLEYQNWQHKNTAAKDKDSKKTETTQKSESSDRADLLAAIKSKSYGHLSKESKSRRHRQKKMLVSG, from the exons atGTCGGTGCTGAATTCACGTGTGTGTGTTCCATTAGAGAAGACGTGTGATCACTACCGACTGCCCTTCAAAACCGACTGTGAGGAGCTTCTGGGCCGCTTTCAGCAAACAGAGTCGGTTCGATATGAAGTATTTTCTGCTATCTGGAGAGAAATGAACTTCTCAAGTGTGTTTTT TGGAAACCAAACAGGCCATGAGAAGAGATCCTTCACTCGCCTTACTTTTACAACGGTCTACAATTACTTTCTACCACCGTACAGCTTTCAAATTCGAGTGGGGGCCATGTATATGATCTATGGGCTTTACAACACACAACTTGTTTGGCCTAAAGAAACG ATCAGGGTTGCTCTTAAGGATTGGTATGAAGTTCAGAAGCTTATCTCGGAGGCAAAAAGTTGCCAGCATCTGGATGTTGTTTACATCTTTAGGAGACTTTTGTCTGATAAAGTCTTTACTTTCACCGCCATGCCCAAACAG CTAACATTTGAAGCAAGTCAACGGATTCAACATGATGTGAATGAAGAGTTTCGGGCCCGTAGTGACAGAGTGGCCGAACTTGCTTCCTTTGAAATGCAGGAA gAGGTTGCAAATGTGCACAATCACTATGAGAGAATGAAGGCATCATCAGTGCCCACATCAGTTGGAGTGACTCTGCTTAACCTGACAAGTTTACTTCAAAAATCCACTCTTGAGTACCAGAATTGGCAGCACAAAAACACA GCTGCAAAAGATAAAGACTCTAAAAAGACTGAAACCACTCAGAAGTCAGAG TCCAGTGACCGAGCAGATCTGCTTGCTGCCATCAAGTCCAAATCATATGGTCATCTGTCAAAG GAATCTAAATCTAGGCGCCACAGACAGAAAAAGATGCTCGTGTCAGGA